A genome region from Streptomyces sp. NBC_01296 includes the following:
- a CDS encoding MFS transporter yields the protein MKSLDCESGRDINLPGPQIRQGHTVRPAATVLARKSKLDSVVEVAYIPIGQVSAHRYPKVFMTVPPALPKSRQQLILAILMLCSLLIWMENTVLSTTLETLADPVRGLGADPGQLQWATGAYTLAFATLMFTAGALGDRFGHRTVFSSGLVIFAGSSLWAAYAGDAGQLIAARVAMGVGSALITPAMMAILMWTFTGTKRAAAIGIFSTSAGVGMAAGPVLAGSLLDHFWWGSVFLINLPVAALALVGLAVLVPNFRSPTRRPLDPAGMLLSISGLVALAYGLIRAGQVAAWSRTDVWVPIVVGLVLLAVFVLVELRLKMPSFDPRLFAQRTFGGGNVALGLLLFGVAAITFYSAFYLQGALGFSPMKAGLANVPTAVGALAGAPLASRLVRRLPLRLVTVPALTAAALAMGGYTFLGLETPLVWIEILLLIQGLSIGMVIGPVTAALISDLPLEQAGAGSAVTNTVRQTGSVIGIAVGGTIMSIMYRRAIEPSLEGASGPVQDQARVSAEQARHVAATIHQPSLARAADDAFIHAMHVGAGWITAVVLLGAVVLLITLPAAGKKKAPTPQPDREEARSAESRSLA from the coding sequence GTGAAATCCCTCGACTGCGAATCCGGCAGAGACATAAATCTGCCCGGTCCGCAAATCCGGCAGGGGCATACGGTTCGTCCGGCCGCAACGGTTTTGGCGAGAAAATCCAAACTTGACAGCGTTGTGGAGGTTGCCTATATTCCCATCGGCCAAGTCTCCGCCCATCGATATCCGAAGGTGTTCATGACCGTGCCTCCCGCATTGCCGAAGTCCAGGCAGCAATTGATTCTTGCCATTCTCATGCTGTGTTCACTGCTGATCTGGATGGAAAACACCGTCCTGAGTACCACGCTGGAGACCCTTGCGGATCCGGTCCGCGGACTGGGGGCCGATCCCGGTCAGCTGCAATGGGCGACCGGTGCGTACACCCTGGCCTTCGCCACGTTGATGTTCACCGCGGGCGCACTGGGCGATCGGTTCGGCCACCGGACCGTTTTCTCCAGTGGGCTGGTGATCTTCGCCGGGTCCTCGCTGTGGGCGGCGTACGCAGGCGATGCGGGTCAGCTGATTGCAGCCCGAGTTGCGATGGGGGTGGGCAGCGCGCTGATCACGCCCGCCATGATGGCCATCCTCATGTGGACCTTCACCGGCACCAAGCGGGCTGCCGCGATCGGCATCTTCTCGACGTCGGCCGGTGTCGGAATGGCTGCCGGCCCGGTGCTGGCGGGGTCCCTGCTCGATCATTTCTGGTGGGGCTCGGTCTTTCTGATCAATCTCCCGGTCGCTGCATTGGCGTTGGTCGGGCTTGCCGTGCTGGTTCCGAATTTCCGCAGCCCCACTCGGCGACCGCTGGACCCCGCTGGAATGTTGCTGTCGATCAGTGGGCTCGTGGCGTTGGCCTACGGGCTGATCCGGGCGGGGCAGGTGGCGGCGTGGAGTCGTACCGACGTCTGGGTGCCGATCGTTGTCGGTCTGGTTCTGCTGGCCGTTTTCGTACTCGTCGAACTGCGCCTCAAGATGCCCAGCTTCGATCCGCGACTGTTCGCGCAGCGCACCTTCGGCGGCGGCAATGTGGCGCTCGGACTGCTGCTCTTCGGCGTGGCCGCCATCACCTTCTACAGCGCGTTCTACCTGCAGGGCGCGCTCGGATTTTCGCCGATGAAGGCCGGTCTGGCCAATGTCCCGACAGCAGTCGGCGCGCTCGCGGGGGCGCCCCTTGCCTCCCGCCTGGTTCGCCGCCTGCCGCTACGCCTCGTCACCGTGCCGGCGCTCACCGCGGCTGCGCTGGCCATGGGTGGGTACACGTTCCTCGGACTCGAAACCCCACTCGTCTGGATCGAGATCCTTTTGCTGATACAGGGTCTTTCGATCGGCATGGTGATCGGCCCCGTTACGGCCGCATTGATCAGCGACCTGCCGTTGGAACAGGCCGGTGCCGGGTCGGCCGTCACCAACACCGTGCGCCAAACCGGCAGCGTGATCGGAATCGCCGTAGGCGGCACGATCATGTCGATCATGTACCGACGTGCGATCGAACCTTCGCTGGAGGGTGCATCCGGTCCGGTGCAGGATCAGGCGCGAGTCTCCGCCGAACAGGCCCGCCACGTCGCCGCCACCATCCACCAGCCCTCTCTCGCCAGGGCTGCCGACGATGCGTTCATCCACGCCATGCACGTCGGCGCGGGCTGGATCACGGCCGTCGTGCTCCTCGGAGCAGTGGTGCTGCTGATCACCTTGCCTGCTGCCGGAAAGAAGAAGGCCCCGACACCGCAGCCGGACCGCGAAGAGGCCCGCAGCGCCGAGTCTCGATCCCTCGCGTGA